One stretch of Oncorhynchus masou masou isolate Uvic2021 chromosome 9, UVic_Omas_1.1, whole genome shotgun sequence DNA includes these proteins:
- the il10ra gene encoding interleukin-10 receptor subunit alpha, which yields MDWTFWISILLVISDCVSGKDLLMMPVNLMVDIWDGEVTLLWDPPEGAPPLAQYQVQMARYGNINWTNVTSCDRTQLTYCDLSYLIDDFFMVYKVRVQLVTENSISAWSRWKKFNPRESKLQHPSSTLLATSSSVTVRVHRKPLLKKIFPFGLTYTIYLQGKGQGHKTVIRDLKDEDDEDKAEVRFASLDWGQEYCVSLKVAGNGGEFTSELSPEQCLLLPEQEWYILAVVSFSILSVMGVLVILSLCLCYFLRRPEKMPVELTSSGSGWQPLCVGDDPVEIVTDKGWFMNTARTDAMVWLADERTTTAGKGEQEEGEDKRAGLDSGACTESHISGNGNGGSPAKQEDSGCGSLGAPESAISSRSGTGEPPLLDGKTNTDIDLKEDSGVGLGCQLGCAGSLQGDDCGILPEMVMVTGGGYQSQTPSSVDAHDVETEQSFQQISCETVMADPVVGYRSGHVTCVCLGASQCVWCQTRRHNERSVDGQSVPLISLTEEQLNCSNLTGDMCEMESTSSSYKNNNLHIETVVNLEDSVSFSYLPTCIGESFPNLAALSELPLAEGGLNCSVNTMPPSLGDLEVTFD from the exons GTAAAGACCTACTGATGATGCCAGTCAATCTGATGGTGGACATATGGGACGGGGAGGTGACGTTGCTCTGGGACCCCCCTGAAGGGGCCCCGCCACTGGCTCAGTACCAGGTGCAGATGGCCAG GTATGGCAATATTAATTGGACCAACGTGACCAGCTGTGACAGGACCCAGCTGACATATTGTGACCTGTCCTACCTTATCGATGACTTCTTCATGGTCTACAAGGTCCGGGTCCAACTGGTCACCGAGAACAGCATTTCTGCATGGTCACGGTGGAAGAAGTTCAACCCCAGAGAAA gtaaactgcagcatccctCCAGTACGCTGTTGGCCACCTCCAGCTCAGTAACAGTCCGTGTTCACAGGAAGCCATTACTTAAAAAGATCTTCCCATTTGGCCTGACTTACACTATCTACCTACAGGGAAAAGGGCAGGGCCACAAG ACCGTCATCCGGGATTTGAAGGACGAAGACGACGAGGATAAGGCGGAGGTTCGGTTTGCGTCTCTTGACTGGGGACAGGAGTACTGTGTCAGCCTCAAAGTCGCAGGCAACGGAGGAGAATTCACCAGTGAGCTCTCCCCTGAACAGTGCCTCCTGCTGCCGGAGCAAG AGTGGTATATCCTTGCTGTGGTGTCCTTCTCCATCCTAAGTGTGATGGGGGTCCTGGTCATCCTGTCCCTTTGCCTTTGCTACTTCCTGAGGCGCCCTGAGAAAATGCCTGTTGAACTG ACATCCTCAGGCAGCGGCTGGCAGCCTCTCTGTGTGGGAGACGACCCAGTGGAGATAGTCACAGACAAAGGCTGGTTCATGAACACCGCCAGAACTGATGCCATGGTCTGGTTGGCTGACGAGAGGACAACTACAGCAGGCAAGGGAGAgcaggaagaaggagaggacaaAAGAGCGGGTCTGGACAGTGGGGCCTGCACCGAATCACACATTTCTGGGAATGGAAACGGAGGAAGTCCGGCAAAGCAAGAAGACAGTGGTTGTGGAAGCCTGGGAGCACCAGAGAGTGCCATCAGCAGCAGGAGTGGAACTGGAGAGCCACCCCTGCTGGATGGGAAGACGAACACCGACATCGACCTGAAAGAGGACAGTGGGGTGGGGCTGGGCTGCCAGTTAGGATGTGCTGGGAGTCTACAGGGGGACGACTGTGGAATCTTGCCTGAGATGGTAATGGTCACAGGGGGTGGCTACCAGAGCCAGACTCCCTCTTCGGTGGACGCCCATGATGTTGAGACAGAGCAGAGTTTTCAACAAATCTCATGCGAGACAGTTATGGCTGATCCTGTTGTGGGATACAGGTCTGGTCACGTGACATGCGTTTGTTTAGGGGCAAGCCAATGTGTTTGGTGCCAGACAAGAAGACACAACGAGAGGAGTGTCGATGGACAGTCTGTACCCCTGATTAGTTTGACAGAGGAGCAGCTAAACTGCAGCAATCTCACAGGAGACATGTGTGAGATGGAATCTACAAGCTCTAGTTATAAAAATAACAATCTCCACATAGAAACAGTGGTAAACTTGGAGGACTCAGTAAGCTTTTCCTACCTGCCTACATGCATAGGGGAGTCCTTCCCGAACCTGGCAGCTTTATCAGAGTTGCCCCTAGCGGAGGGAGGACTGAACTGCAGCGTGAACACTATGCCTCCTTCTCTTGGTGATTTGGAAGTGACATTTGATTGA